GAAAAAGCACCGTTTTGGTCGGTATCGGGCGTATAATTCGACGTATCCGAATCAAGTAGATCTCGCAAAACGTTTATAAACGTTGGGACGTCCTTGTTCCTCAGACCATAATAACTGTCTTGACTTTACGTGGGTTCCGGAGTTCTAAATTTAGCCCCCGCGGGCAAAACGAACACCTGATGCTTGGATCCATTGGGGATCTGTACTCTGTACCTGCATATTCTGAAATAAGTGTGTGAATTTTTCTAAAGGCGGGGACAGACTGCAAGACTTGGAGCGACAAGATGATTTTTGGTAATCCTAAACTGTGTTATGCACGAAGTAACTGCACATACTCTTATCAGAGATAGAGAAAGACTACCTGAGTATGGATTGACTATACAAAATATATTTATGACATTCCCCagaaatctacagggtgattttcgtGATTCATAGAAATGTACTGACACCATCATCAAAGTCAAACTTATGGACGGAATTTGTTGAAACTTGGGCAGGTATTGAAACCATGCTATGAGAGACAACCTATTGTTGTTTCTGCATGCTGTGATCGAGTAGGggaaatatcaattatttcaatattccaggGCCTGACACATTAATCCTCATtcaaagtgttcagggtaaaaacaTCACCTTGCATTTCGAAAACATATCTCGAAGTCGAGTTAAGTCTTTGTATTGGTATACTTTGAAACTAGCTACAGAGTTTGAATTCAATTGGAACTTTTAAACCACCAGTCAGAAACAGAGCTTCTTTCTTTCGGAAGTTAAAGGACAGAACCAAGAATCAACTCAATCTTTTGCTACCTTTTGGGCTAAAACTCCGGAAATAACAGATATTTTGGGCGAGTCATAACGCTCTAATTTCTATGAGCAACTGCACAGAAAGGAATAGCAGGTGCAAAATCTATTTTATCGATTCTTCAATCAAAATATGTTCACGATTAACTTACGTTCTtcattttccgccattttgtccGGAGATCTCCTGGCAACTACGTCGAACTTGGCCGATGGGCTAACCTCAAACTCACAAGATTCCGGTCTTACCCTGCTCGCTATCACATTACCACCAGTTGGACCAACGGTGATCTGCAGACGCTTCTGCAGGCCCTTCTGAGAGTCAAAGCTGCTGGTGGAGTAAGTCAGACTAGAATTTTGGGACGTTATATCTATCGGGGGTTGGGGCGTGGAGCTTGGAGTTCTAAGAGTAAGGTTAACAGTCGTATAGCTACGGGGCGAGGTAGGTTCTCTCAGGCCCCAAGGAGTTTCTGGCGTAACTTGAAGAGTAGAGGTTCGTCTAGGATTCACTGGACTCTGGATGACGTCCAGGGAACAGTTGACGTTGAAAGAGAGGTTAACACTACCACCCGCAGGTTCCCCAAGTAAGGTATCAGTCGTTTGGGTAGGGGTTGATACAGTTTCCTTCTTTCTAGCACCAGTGTTCACACTAACATCTTTCGACGCACTAGAAGGTTCTTCTTTATCACTACCGGGTGAACTGACGCCTTTTAGGTCGTGCAAAACGTTTTTCCCTTTAGCGCCAACGGTTTTTTTATTATACACTGGTGACCTCGGCGGCTTATCACTTAAAAGATTCGCGTTCAACAACTGGGGTAGGTTCCTACACTTCTCCGACAACTGTAACCCGTTCTTCCAACCTTTACCGAGCGGTCTAGCAACGTTCAAAGCCAAAGAAGTTGGACGTTTGGGTGGTGACGCCGATGAAGGTTTCACCTGGGAGTCTTGGTTCAATTCAGAAGTTGTCTCCAGACTTTTGTTCATTTCCGACTGACGGGGGGAAGATATGGCGTTCAGTTTGGGTGAGGGCTTCTTCTCCCTAATCCCATTGGTCTTAGATTGCTCGAAGTGTTGTTTCAAAGCCGACACCGTGAGTAATGATTCTGCCTCTCCTTCGTCTGTTGGCGATAGTGAAGTTTCTTTCGACGATGTTCCTTCAGAATctcttttggggtgatgtttctTGTTGTGATGTTTCCTTGAATTCTTGTAATCTATCCTTGTTGGGCTCTTGATAGTCTTTATCGTTTTCCTCAATAAACTGGAGAGTTTCCTTTTTTCCCTATCACCTTCACGATCATCGTCATCAGAGTGGGCGTCTTCCTTAGCAGCCTTATGTTGTTTCCGATGTTTCCTCTGCTCCAGCGCCTTCTTTCTGGGTGAGTCCTCAGGTACGCTCGCTCTTCTGTCGGATATCTCTGTCGTTTTGATTGCTGGCACGTCGGACGCTGTCGAGGGACGTCCCATGGGCTCTTCTGAGGAACACCTGGATGTTACGCGATTTTTCAAGGCTTCTATGATGTTGATGTCTCTGGATGCGTTGCTGCTTGCAGTTTCGAGTATGCAGTTGGCTATCACTTCGTCAGGTATGGTGGGGAATTGCTGTTTGAGCTCGTGGAACAGTTGTTTGAAACGAACGTTGGACGACCTGCGTCGCTCTGCTTCGCGAAACATGGCAGGCCATAGTGATTCCCTGGAAACGCAGAGAGATTTGATGTTGAAatataaatcttcattttttcagcACATTATAGACACCCTGTAAAACAGGTACAATATACTCTGAATTAAACGTTGCACTTGGAATTTTTTTGACGTTACAATATGCTGAACAGttcaaaaaattggaaattgcaGTATAATTTACgaatattatagaaaattgTTCTTTTCAGGGCCACGTAAAAAATTATTACTAATCAAAATATATTTGCTGGGGATTGTTCATGAGAATCGTTTACAGACGTACAAAGCATATATGGAAGATGGAAAAGACAAACTTGTGATGAAGGATGATAAAGATATATTTGCACATTTTTTCAATACTCCGATTTACCACTTTTAATCACAGAACCAATCCAAACGTTTAAGAGTTGCCAATTCAAAATAACCATATCGATACTCAATATAAGCCTCCGCAATCAGGCCATTGgtcaaaattttataatttcgaAAATCGAGCTCTTATAAAATATTAGTTGATCGACCCGAATCTATAAATAAACAAACATACTTAATTATTTCCATTCGGTTACAGATGTTTAAAATTCCTCAAATTCCCAAGACTTAAAAATATTTGCTGCCGAAGTTCAACTGGTATACTGTTTCTTTTCGCCAGTTTATTGAATTGGTTTCAGAAGACAGTGATTATTCGTCATGGTATGAATTTTGAGGAGATCttggaaatttcgaaatttcggctgtttcaaataaaaaacatttcatAACATGAGGATGGAATGCAGAGATGTATTTCTATACTTTACCCGTTTTTATACACAAAGCTTCGCGATCTATTCATTTCTATCTGACAATTTCAAAAGCAGTACTAATACAACCgtttatctataaaaaaaatgatatcgcCTTTTATCTCTCTAGGAAGTAAAACTCTTTTAACGATAGACGTAAGTTCATCAAAAGATAAGTAAATATGCCCAAGAATATAATCTTTTACTTCTTGAATATACATAGgaagaaaacaaaaacaatggCATTATAAAGGTCAATATTCTCAGCGTCCATCAAAGAGGGTTAAATCTAAGTATCCAGACGTCGTAAAATATATCTTTCGAAATTTTGGCTGTAAACACCGAATAACCAGACAAAAACAAGAGTTTTTTCGAAACAGAGCGGGGGCGTTATATTTGACGTCATTCTTGACGTTT
This genomic stretch from Coccinella septempunctata chromosome 7, icCocSept1.1, whole genome shotgun sequence harbors:
- the LOC123317033 gene encoding TGF-beta-activated kinase 1 and MAP3K7-binding protein 2 isoform X3, whose amino-acid sequence is MNRSRSFVYKNGESLWPAMFREAERRRSSNVRFKQLFHELKQQFPTIPDEVIANCILETASSNASRDINIIEALKNRVTSRCSSEEPMGRPSTASDVPAIKTTEISDRRASVPEDSPRKKALEQRKHRKQHKAAKEDAHSDDDDREGDREKRKLSSLLRKTIKTIKSPTRIDYKNSRKHHNKKHHPKRDSEGTSSKETSLSPTDEGEAESLLTVSALKQHFEQSKTNGIREKKPSPKLNAISSPRQSEMNKSLETTSELNQDSQVKPSSASPPKRPTSLALNVARPLGKGWKNGLQLSEKCRNLPQLLNANLLSDKPPRSPVYNKKTVGAKGKNVLHDLKGVSSPGSDKEEPSSASKDVSVNTGARKKETVSTPTQTTDTLLGEPAGGSVNLSFNVNCSLDVIQSPVNPRRTSTLQVTPETPWGLREPTSPRSYTTVNLTLRTPSSTPQPPIDITSQNSSLTYSTSSFDSQKGLQKRLQITVGPTGGNVIASRVRPESCEFEVSPSAKFDVVARRSPDKMAENEEPPVVVKQQAMIDKLRILLTNEKTRLIVLRQEVADLQKRAIQSPADIQKWTLMKHSITHLRYQCQQLVPYIKDVIEPEFYNNLYRGQPLAGNDDSFEPQRRNNLFQQDQDGPKWNCDVCTFLNHPQLNKCEQCDMPRFIHGIVRSWL
- the LOC123317033 gene encoding TGF-beta-activated kinase 1 and MAP3K7-binding protein 2 isoform X1, whose product is MNRSRSFVYKNGESLWPAMFREAERRRSSNVRFKQLFHELKQQFPTIPDEVIANCILETASSNASRDINIIEALKNRVTSRCSSEEPMGRPSTASDVPAIKTTEISDRRASVPEDSPRKKALEQRKHRKQHKAAKEDAHSDDDDREGDREKRKLSSLLRKTIKTIKSPTRIDYKNSRKHHNKKHHPKRDSEGTSSKETSLSPTDEGEAESLLTVSALKQHFEQSKTNGIREKKPSPKLNAISSPRQSEMNKSLETTSELNQDSQVKPSSASPPKRPTSLALNVARPLGKGWKNGLQLSEKCRNLPQLLNANLLSDKPPRSPVYNKKTVGAKGKNVLHDLKGVSSPGSDKEEPSSASKDVSVNTGARKKETVSTPTQTTDTLLGEPAGGSVNLSFNVNCSLDVIQSPVNPRRTSTLQVTPETPWGLREPTSPRSYTTVNLTLRTPSSTPQPPIDITSQNSSLTYSTSSFDSQKGLQKRLQITVGPTGGNVIASRVRPESCEFEVSPSAKFDVVARRSPDKMAENEEPPVVVKQQAMIDKLRILLTNEKTRLIVLRQEVADLQKRAIQSPADIQKWTLMKHSITHLRYQCQQLVPYIKDVIEPEFYNNLYRGQPLAGNDDSFEPQRRNNLFQQDQDGPKWNCDVCTFLNHPQLNKCEQCDMPRFIHVSASPGDNIHIHVTPRISRRIVRSWL
- the LOC123317033 gene encoding TGF-beta-activated kinase 1 and MAP3K7-binding protein 2 isoform X2; the encoded protein is MFREAERRRSSNVRFKQLFHELKQQFPTIPDEVIANCILETASSNASRDINIIEALKNRVTSRCSSEEPMGRPSTASDVPAIKTTEISDRRASVPEDSPRKKALEQRKHRKQHKAAKEDAHSDDDDREGDREKRKLSSLLRKTIKTIKSPTRIDYKNSRKHHNKKHHPKRDSEGTSSKETSLSPTDEGEAESLLTVSALKQHFEQSKTNGIREKKPSPKLNAISSPRQSEMNKSLETTSELNQDSQVKPSSASPPKRPTSLALNVARPLGKGWKNGLQLSEKCRNLPQLLNANLLSDKPPRSPVYNKKTVGAKGKNVLHDLKGVSSPGSDKEEPSSASKDVSVNTGARKKETVSTPTQTTDTLLGEPAGGSVNLSFNVNCSLDVIQSPVNPRRTSTLQVTPETPWGLREPTSPRSYTTVNLTLRTPSSTPQPPIDITSQNSSLTYSTSSFDSQKGLQKRLQITVGPTGGNVIASRVRPESCEFEVSPSAKFDVVARRSPDKMAENEEPPVVVKQQAMIDKLRILLTNEKTRLIVLRQEVADLQKRAIQSPADIQKWTLMKHSITHLRYQCQQLVPYIKDVIEPEFYNNLYRGQPLAGNDDSFEPQRRNNLFQQDQDGPKWNCDVCTFLNHPQLNKCEQCDMPRFIHVSASPGDNIHIHVTPRISRRIVRSWL